A region of Vitis riparia cultivar Riparia Gloire de Montpellier isolate 1030 chromosome 1, EGFV_Vit.rip_1.0, whole genome shotgun sequence DNA encodes the following proteins:
- the LOC117921683 gene encoding erlin-2-B codes for MDPPQQRPESPMEIPMDQQGRRSETPPPRPRPAPAAAAGGDFSAIITVFFFFILIFSFVAFQSSSTLTNNLTLLHQVPEGHVGMYWRGGALLKTITEPGFHLKMPLVTQFEPIQVTLQTDQVRDIPCGTKGGVMINFEKIEVVNRLHKDYVYETLLNYGVQYDNTWIYDKIHHEINQFCSAHSLQQVYIDMFDQIDEKMKDALQGDCTRYAPGIEIISVRVTKPSIPESIRRNFEQMEQERTNVLIAMEKQKVAEKEAETRKKMAITEAEKNAQVSKILMQQKLMEKDSSRMQEEIENQMYMAREKSLADASFYRLMREAEANKLKLTPEYLELRFIEAIANNSKIFFGNKVPNMVFDQRLLGNFLQSVAKRGDTEAEF; via the exons ATGGATCCACCGCAACAGAGACCAGAGTCTCCGATGGAAATCCCCATGGATCAGCAGGGCCGGAGATCCGAAACTCCGCCGCCTCGCCCTCGACCAGCACCAGCAGCAGCCGCAGGCGGAGATTTCTCTGCGATCATCAccgtgtttttcttcttcatcctcaTTTTCTCCTTT GTAGCATTCCAGTCATCCTCAACATTAACAAACAACTTAACCCTTTTACACCAAGTCCCAGAAGGTCATGTTGGGATGTATTGGAGAGGAGGTGCTCTTCTAAAAACAATTACAGAGCCAG GTTTCCATCTAAAGATGCCCTTGGTAACCCAGTTTGAGCCCATTCAAGTGACTCTCCAGACGGATCAG GTTAGGGATATTCCATGTGGTACCAAAGGAGGTGTCATGATCAACTTTGAGAAGATAGAG GTTGTTAACCGGCTTCATAAGGACTATGTGTATGAGACACTGCTAAACTATGGTGTGCAGTATGACAACACATGGATATATGATAAGATTCACCATGAGATCAATCAGTTTTGCAGTGCTCATTCCCTTCAACAAGTTTATATTGATATGTTTGATCAG attgatgaaaaaatgaaagatgcTCTTCAAGGTGATTGCACACGTTATGCTCCTGGTATTGAAATCATCAGTGTGCGTGTCACGAAACCTAGTATCCCGGAGAGTATAAGGCGCAATTTCGAACAGATGGAGCAGGAACGCACTAAT GTATTGATTGCCATGGAGAAACAGAAGGTCGCCGAGAAGGAGGCAGAGACACGGAAGAAGATGGCTATAACTGAAGCCGAGAAGAATGCCCAGGTTAGCAAGATCCTCATGCAACAAAAGTTGATGGAGAAAGACAGTTCCAGAATGCAGGAGGAAATTGAGAACCAAATGTACATGGCTCGAGAAAAGAGCTTGGCAGATGCTAGTTTCTATAG GCTGATGAGAGAAGCAGAAGCAAACAAGTTGAAGCTTACTCCTGAGTACTTGGAGCTCAGATTCATTGAAGCCATAGCTAATAATTCCAAAATCTTTTTTGGAAACaag GTCCCAAATATGGTTTTTGACCAGAGACTACTTGGGAACTTCCTCCAAAGTGTAGCCAAAAGGGGGGACACCGAAGCTGAGTTCTAG